Proteins encoded within one genomic window of Acinetobacter sp. YWS30-1:
- the secF gene encoding protein translocase subunit SecF has translation MMTENTQLNQKQYGRPEDERIIPFMKIALPAAVFSIILTVASIFFIATKGLNLGLDFTGGVSAELNYTNPVKPDDVTQALSKAGFDDAVVQTLGSERDLMVRMPVQEDIEAEDLTKAVTAAVQLPGNAAQVPKVDVVGGQVGNELYVRSAGAVALALLLMLVYVTIRFEFKLAMGAVLSLFHDIVVTIGIFAMMQWPFDLTVLAAVLAIIGFSLNDNIVVSDRIRENFRKIRGAEPVEIINIALTETLRRTIHTSMTLLLVVVAMMIMGGAGLKWFSIAMFVGVFVGTYSSIYIGTAFALWRGLNRQDFIVQVKPEFEDENQLP, from the coding sequence ATGATGACTGAAAATACTCAACTGAATCAGAAACAGTACGGTCGCCCTGAAGACGAACGTATCATTCCGTTTATGAAGATTGCATTGCCTGCGGCAGTGTTCTCTATCATCCTGACGGTTGCCAGCATCTTCTTTATTGCGACCAAAGGCTTGAACCTCGGTCTGGACTTTACTGGTGGTGTCTCAGCAGAGCTGAACTATACCAATCCAGTAAAACCAGATGATGTGACTCAGGCACTCAGCAAAGCTGGCTTTGATGATGCGGTCGTGCAAACGCTGGGCTCGGAACGTGACCTGATGGTACGTATGCCGGTTCAGGAAGATATTGAAGCAGAAGACCTTACCAAAGCTGTTACTGCAGCAGTTCAGCTGCCAGGCAATGCGGCTCAGGTACCTAAGGTCGATGTAGTCGGTGGACAGGTCGGTAACGAGCTGTATGTGCGTTCTGCGGGTGCAGTTGCCCTTGCCCTCTTGTTGATGCTGGTCTATGTCACCATCCGCTTTGAGTTCAAACTGGCGATGGGTGCGGTACTGTCATTGTTCCACGATATCGTAGTGACGATTGGTATCTTTGCCATGATGCAGTGGCCGTTTGACCTTACTGTTTTGGCAGCCGTACTGGCGATCATCGGTTTCTCACTCAACGATAACATCGTGGTCTCTGACCGTATTCGTGAGAACTTCCGTAAGATCCGGGGTGCCGAACCTGTTGAAATTATCAATATTGCCTTGACTGAAACCTTACGCCGTACCATTCATACTTCTATGACTTTATTACTGGTTGTAGTGGCCATGATGATCATGGGCGGTGCTGGCCTGAAATGGTTCTCGATCGCGATGTTTGTAGGTGTCTTTGTCGGTACCTATTCTTCGATCTATATCGGTACAGCCTTCGCCCTGTGGCGCGGTCTGAATCGTCAGGACTTTATTGTTCAGGTGAAACCAGAGTTTGAAGACGAAAATCAGCTTCCATAA
- a CDS encoding RelA/SpoT family protein, giving the protein MVTVREQLPGRLNELSQEATVEHAEQAQQDLTEWLDRVRGILDGAPLKQLEEVARLTLEKELQSTVQHRSNTFYTGIEMADILAHLYVDEDTLSAAMLYRAVREGVMPLAEVQEKFGEQVYSLVKGTLSMGKLSELIEKNKRLEDHFNNNQREHLSGIYKMLISVTEDVRVVLIKLAERTYALRELANSSRERQERVAREILTIYSPLAHRLGIAQLKWELEDLAFRYLAPERYKEIASLLNEKRLEREQYIQFVIDKLREELAEHGIEAEINGRVKHIYSIYRKMKSKSLSFDQLYDIRALRVLVKSVPECYHTLGIVHQLWRHIPHQFDDYITNPKANGYRSLHTAVIAENKSLEVQIRTYTMHEEAELGVCSHFNYKEGSKNTDTSFNHRLHSLRAVIEHYQERNEASAHKDEEEEVENFEHIQDFEGFEKIYVFSRDGDIKELPRGSTVLDFAYHVHTEVGNKCYAARVNQRYVPLTYALKTGEQVEILTKKDREPNRDWLVNSLGYIKTARARDKLRHWFRQQDRSKNLEVGREILNKELARLAIHPKSIDLGDYCNHFNVKSGEDILIGLVNGDISLHALINQVNRHMHLDQDEPELVLKPALNPRASHTLSAHGILIDGLDNVELHVAQCCQPVHGESIAGYITLNRGVSIHKVACPDYVRMISQEPERAVEADWEMQPTRGQSVQIVVEAYDRRGLLKDLTQVIFSDQINIRQVNTISEADGIANMKLLIEVKGLAQLSKLLARLEQQPGIISARRLVQGN; this is encoded by the coding sequence ATGGTCACAGTACGTGAGCAACTGCCTGGGCGGCTCAATGAGTTGTCACAGGAGGCGACTGTAGAACATGCCGAACAAGCACAGCAGGATCTGACTGAATGGTTAGATCGGGTTCGTGGCATATTAGACGGGGCTCCCCTGAAGCAGCTCGAAGAAGTTGCCCGTTTAACCTTAGAAAAAGAGCTACAAAGTACGGTTCAGCATCGCTCTAATACCTTCTATACCGGTATTGAAATGGCGGATATTCTCGCGCATCTCTATGTCGATGAAGATACCTTGTCCGCTGCCATGCTTTACCGCGCAGTACGTGAAGGCGTCATGCCACTGGCAGAAGTGCAGGAAAAATTCGGTGAACAGGTCTACAGTCTGGTCAAAGGCACGCTGTCCATGGGTAAGCTGTCTGAGCTGATTGAAAAAAATAAACGCTTGGAAGATCACTTTAATAATAACCAGCGTGAACATCTGTCTGGCATTTACAAGATGCTGATTTCAGTGACAGAAGATGTCCGCGTCGTGTTAATCAAGCTGGCAGAACGTACCTATGCACTGCGCGAACTGGCCAATTCTTCACGTGAACGGCAAGAACGGGTCGCACGAGAAATTCTCACCATTTATTCTCCTCTAGCGCATCGTCTCGGGATTGCCCAGTTGAAATGGGAACTCGAAGATCTGGCCTTCCGCTATCTGGCGCCAGAACGCTATAAAGAAATTGCCTCTTTGCTGAATGAAAAGCGTCTGGAACGTGAACAATATATTCAGTTCGTGATTGATAAATTGCGTGAAGAGCTGGCAGAACACGGCATTGAAGCTGAAATTAACGGCCGGGTGAAGCACATTTATTCGATCTATCGGAAAATGAAAAGCAAAAGCCTGAGCTTCGACCAGCTGTATGACATCCGTGCGCTGCGTGTATTGGTGAAAAGTGTGCCTGAGTGTTATCACACGCTCGGGATCGTACATCAATTGTGGCGACATATTCCGCATCAGTTTGATGACTATATTACCAATCCGAAGGCCAATGGTTATCGCTCTTTACACACAGCTGTGATTGCGGAAAACAAGTCACTTGAAGTGCAGATTCGTACTTATACGATGCATGAAGAGGCTGAACTTGGCGTATGCTCACACTTCAACTATAAGGAAGGTTCGAAAAATACCGATACTTCCTTTAATCATCGTCTGCACTCCCTGCGTGCAGTGATTGAGCATTATCAGGAACGCAATGAAGCCAGTGCACATAAGGATGAAGAAGAGGAAGTTGAAAATTTTGAGCATATTCAAGATTTTGAAGGCTTCGAAAAAATCTATGTGTTCAGCCGTGATGGTGATATTAAAGAGTTACCACGAGGGTCAACCGTACTCGACTTTGCCTATCATGTACATACGGAAGTCGGTAACAAATGCTATGCGGCCCGGGTCAACCAGCGCTATGTGCCTTTAACCTATGCCTTGAAAACCGGGGAACAGGTTGAGATTCTGACCAAGAAAGACCGTGAACCAAATCGGGACTGGTTGGTCAATTCACTGGGTTATATCAAGACTGCACGTGCCCGTGACAAGTTACGTCACTGGTTCCGTCAGCAGGATCGCAGTAAGAACCTGGAAGTGGGCCGTGAAATTCTGAATAAAGAATTGGCACGTCTGGCAATTCATCCAAAATCAATCGACTTGGGTGATTATTGCAACCATTTCAATGTGAAGAGTGGTGAAGATATTCTGATTGGTCTGGTGAATGGTGATATTAGCCTGCATGCCCTGATCAATCAGGTGAACCGTCATATGCATCTGGATCAGGATGAGCCTGAACTGGTGCTGAAACCAGCCTTGAATCCGCGTGCCAGCCATACCTTGTCTGCACATGGTATTCTAATTGATGGTCTGGATAACGTCGAACTGCATGTAGCCCAGTGCTGTCAGCCAGTCCATGGTGAATCGATTGCGGGATATATTACCTTGAATCGCGGTGTAAGCATCCATAAGGTAGCTTGTCCGGATTATGTACGTATGATCAGCCAAGAACCGGAACGTGCAGTAGAAGCCGACTGGGAAATGCAGCCGACTCGTGGCCAAAGTGTACAGATCGTGGTGGAAGCCTATGACCGTCGTGGCCTGCTCAAAGATCTGACTCAGGTGATTTTCTCGGATCAGATCAATATCCGTCAGGTAAATACTATTTCTGAAGCAGATGGTATTGCCAATATGAAACTGTTGATTGAAGTCAAAGGCTTGGCTCAACTTTCCAAACTATTGGCCCGTCTTGAACAGCAGCCGGGAATTATCAGTGCCCGCCGTCTGGTACAAGGCAACTGA
- the rlmD gene encoding 23S rRNA (uracil(1939)-C(5))-methyltransferase RlmD codes for MKRRVQPRPAPQSEYIFQVESLSHEGRGIAHYGSHPDHPLEKHGKKVFIRYALPGETVRARITREVKKLEEADSLELLSEASEIRVKPVCPHFGVCGGCNMQHIHPDAQIELKQNVLKSHLQHFAGIQPVEWLPPLRSQREDYRRKARIGVRYLPQKEKLVVGFRENQSNKLTSIDRCMILDREFGSVTRLKQLLQSLDGQADIGHIELAMGDHDIALLIRETAELSVTDVNRLRQFTLEKGWQLYLQPVGQDYLKRIDEPEQAARLHYGLDDFDVEFGFNPLDFTQVNSTINPQMVRLACDLLQLQQGERVLDLFCGLGNFSLPLARCVGASGRVVAVEGSEEMVQRGAENANHNGIAQVSFYSQDLTKDFSHQSWANQGFDALLIDPPRAGAEEVMHYIPQFGAKRIVYVSCNPATLARDAGLLVEQGYQLTKAGVMDMFTHTGHVESIALFEKEN; via the coding sequence ATGAAACGTCGAGTACAACCACGTCCAGCGCCGCAATCCGAGTATATTTTTCAGGTTGAATCACTCTCACATGAAGGACGTGGCATCGCTCACTATGGTTCACATCCGGATCATCCACTTGAAAAGCATGGTAAGAAAGTCTTTATCCGCTATGCCTTGCCGGGTGAAACCGTACGTGCCCGCATTACCCGTGAAGTCAAAAAACTGGAAGAGGCGGATAGCCTTGAGTTGCTCAGTGAGGCTTCCGAGATCAGGGTCAAACCTGTGTGTCCACATTTTGGCGTATGCGGCGGCTGCAATATGCAGCATATCCATCCAGATGCCCAAATTGAACTTAAGCAGAATGTTCTGAAATCACATTTGCAGCATTTTGCCGGGATTCAGCCTGTAGAATGGCTGCCACCGTTACGTTCACAACGTGAAGATTACCGTCGTAAAGCCCGGATTGGGGTGCGTTATCTGCCTCAAAAAGAAAAGTTGGTGGTTGGTTTTCGTGAAAACCAGTCCAATAAGCTGACCTCGATTGACCGCTGCATGATTCTGGATCGCGAGTTTGGATCGGTTACACGTCTTAAACAATTGCTCCAAAGTCTCGATGGTCAGGCAGATATTGGTCATATAGAATTGGCTATGGGTGATCATGACATTGCGTTGCTCATTCGTGAAACCGCAGAATTATCGGTAACAGATGTCAACCGATTGCGCCAATTTACGTTAGAGAAAGGTTGGCAGCTTTATTTGCAGCCTGTAGGCCAAGATTATTTGAAGCGGATTGATGAGCCTGAACAGGCAGCACGCTTACACTATGGTCTTGATGACTTTGATGTGGAATTCGGTTTTAATCCATTGGACTTCACTCAGGTCAATTCAACGATCAATCCGCAGATGGTTCGCTTGGCATGTGATTTGCTTCAATTACAGCAAGGCGAACGCGTTCTGGATCTGTTTTGTGGATTAGGAAACTTTTCTTTGCCACTGGCGCGTTGTGTTGGTGCATCTGGTCGGGTGGTTGCGGTTGAGGGGAGTGAGGAAATGGTGCAACGCGGTGCAGAAAATGCTAACCATAATGGTATTGCACAAGTTTCGTTCTATTCACAAGATTTAACCAAAGATTTTTCGCACCAGTCTTGGGCAAATCAAGGATTTGATGCATTATTAATCGACCCGCCACGTGCTGGAGCAGAAGAAGTTATGCATTATATCCCTCAGTTTGGTGCCAAAAGAATCGTTTATGTGTCATGTAATCCCGCTACGCTTGCAAGAGATGCAGGGCTACTGGTAGAACAGGGTTATCAGCTAACGAAAGCCGGTGTGATGGATATGTTTACGCATACCGGACATGTCGAGTCGATTGCCTTGTTCGAAAAAGAAAATTAA
- a CDS encoding 3'-5' exonuclease encodes MRLPVLTFDIETQTDLKSGAHLFGLDLPEADLDQALTKLRRQESGSDFQRLPLHEIVCISGLWMDEQGMRLFSFSREQYSEAEILKKFLSIFEKRHPTLVSWNGSQFDLPVILYRAMYHGLSAPSLFDQGEIDTQKRYNNYQNRYHQRHVDLMDVMAMFHARHFQKLDDVAHLLGYPGKRGDGGYHVPEYVRNQQWNALTSYCEGDVLNTWLVYIRWLLLKGQLMLPDYQHLVQSTIQYLHTQPQHADFLSVWRETSQRTEFTRFDFPISTS; translated from the coding sequence ATGCGCCTGCCTGTTTTAACTTTCGATATTGAAACCCAAACCGATCTTAAATCAGGCGCGCATCTGTTTGGTCTGGATCTACCCGAGGCTGATCTGGATCAGGCCCTGACCAAGTTACGCCGTCAGGAATCAGGCTCGGACTTTCAGCGTCTGCCTTTGCATGAGATTGTCTGTATTTCCGGTTTATGGATGGATGAACAGGGTATGCGCCTGTTTTCTTTCAGCCGTGAACAATACAGTGAAGCAGAGATTTTAAAAAAATTCTTATCCATTTTTGAAAAGCGTCATCCAACTCTAGTCAGTTGGAATGGCTCACAATTTGACCTGCCGGTTATTCTTTATCGGGCCATGTATCATGGTTTATCTGCCCCAAGTCTGTTCGATCAGGGCGAAATCGATACGCAAAAGCGTTATAATAACTACCAGAATCGTTACCATCAGCGTCATGTTGATTTGATGGATGTTATGGCCATGTTTCATGCCCGTCATTTTCAGAAACTGGATGATGTTGCTCATTTACTGGGTTATCCAGGCAAGCGTGGTGATGGTGGCTATCATGTACCTGAATATGTACGTAACCAGCAATGGAACGCACTCACCAGCTATTGCGAAGGTGATGTGCTCAATACCTGGTTGGTCTATATTCGCTGGCTGTTGCTAAAAGGCCAGTTGATGTTGCCTGATTATCAGCATCTGGTGCAGAGTACGATTCAATACCTGCATACCCAGCCGCAACATGCAGATTTTTTATCAGTCTGGCGTGAAACCTCACAAAGAACTGAATTTACCCGTTTTGATTTTCCCATCTCCACATCCTAG
- the cysM gene encoding cysteine synthase CysM encodes MSNTTPDFQADEFLLDHYVGKTPLVRLQRLASHTQATVLAKLEGNNPAGSVKDRPAYNMIMQAEKRGQIKPGDTLIEATSGNTGIALAMVAAMRGYKMQLIMPNNMSQERKDAMRAYGAELIEVTKEQGMEGARDLALQMQAEGKGLVLNQFGNPDNVEAHYLTTGPEIWQQTGGKITHFVSSMGTTGTIMGVSKYLKEMNPDIQIVGLQPSDGSSIAGIRRWPEEYLPTIFDRSRIDRIIDIPQIEAERTMRKLAQKEGISAGTSSGGAVWASIKLAEENPDAVIVCIICDRGDRYLSTGLFSVQDPE; translated from the coding sequence ATGAGTAATACCACCCCTGATTTTCAAGCAGACGAATTTTTACTGGACCATTATGTAGGCAAAACGCCACTGGTGCGTTTGCAGCGTCTGGCTAGTCACACTCAAGCCACAGTACTCGCAAAACTCGAAGGAAATAATCCGGCAGGCTCGGTCAAGGACCGTCCAGCGTATAACATGATCATGCAAGCTGAAAAGCGCGGACAGATCAAACCGGGTGATACCTTGATTGAGGCGACCAGCGGAAATACAGGGATTGCATTGGCGATGGTTGCGGCCATGCGTGGTTACAAGATGCAGCTGATTATGCCGAATAACATGAGTCAGGAACGTAAGGACGCAATGCGTGCTTATGGTGCTGAACTGATTGAAGTGACCAAAGAGCAGGGCATGGAAGGTGCACGTGATCTGGCCTTGCAAATGCAGGCTGAAGGTAAAGGTCTGGTGTTAAACCAGTTTGGTAACCCGGACAATGTCGAAGCGCATTACCTGACCACAGGTCCTGAAATCTGGCAGCAAACAGGTGGCAAAATTACACACTTTGTCAGCTCAATGGGTACGACTGGTACGATCATGGGCGTATCTAAATATCTGAAAGAAATGAATCCGGATATTCAGATTGTGGGCCTACAGCCATCTGATGGTTCTAGTATTGCCGGTATCCGCCGCTGGCCAGAAGAATATTTGCCAACGATTTTTGATCGTAGCCGTATCGACCGTATTATCGATATTCCACAGATTGAAGCGGAACGCACCATGCGTAAACTGGCGCAAAAAGAAGGTATCAGTGCCGGTACATCTTCTGGCGGTGCAGTTTGGGCATCCATCAAGCTCGCAGAAGAAAATCCGGATGCAGTAATTGTATGTATTATCTGTGACCGTGGTGACCGTTACCTGTCTACAGGCTTATTCTCTGTACAAGACCCTGAATAA
- a CDS encoding ATP-binding protein → MSNINKKLFKRLHLNHAYGQLIALIFVPITILACVGAALVISETSNAARAQQKQMAIAILTRFQATSEYALDILSLYPWQYEQAHDAMQNMLNEKHLVRAAILDENGKSKLGIGFQEQAPWPDFKKDGNFVGPILDKNNHIYAVKVNENGMNAGWLAIELDNQPLEIARYRVLIVLIATGLLTLLLLLLCLNFYSRRWIAPMYEIRMQLQRLNADTLDQHMVINSTGELRLLQRDIANVVKRLHFSFLELREHTEQTEDDLRRTLDTLEVQNITYRQARDQAISANQAKSVFLANISHELRTPLNSIDGFIHLLLRQGNLSNEQSLYLQTIRKSSAHLLALINDVLDFSKIDAGKLELETAPFDLEEAIFDVMDMLSPLAAQKHIDMAFYFADNVPKHVIGDVLRFKQILTNLISNAIKFTPDGEIIVRARMEHDDIGQCLLHFSVQDSGIGLSGTDRKKLFESFSQGDTSVTRQFGGTGLGLAISKQLVHLMHGQIGFEDNQERAPTEKGSTFWFTAQFPVDEDIIHEHPDFSDLTVVSYLAHPATANVLRHYLENYRVKHIESTSILDLFSRLNHLQNIENTWLIVDHSGDSQALLTEIRSRYQGHLAVYGYQMQLDPNMLNDHRARALHQPLSRSALIQLLGNQPVFDQEQHEDFNGQGLHILAVDDHLPNLIVLEALLAELNVTTTKAISGQEAIDIIQSRYEQGLPSFDLVFMDIQMPVMSGIDTTRAIRSLESTFENHQRLPIIALTAHALSDEKQKLLQNGMDDYVTKPIQIDQIVQILTHWTTESFKKIPVLERANVIDALDPNILDWQQSLQLAANKEDLAVDLLSMLVDSFEKELDEIEQLIELEDFPQLEHVLHRLYGATRYVGTPTLQKVTGSFEQFVSTLRKERRKADDSFVQEVLKYLDELKAVIEQVEQAAQQILNKHSG, encoded by the coding sequence ATGTCAAATATCAACAAAAAGCTGTTTAAACGCCTACACTTAAATCATGCTTATGGACAGCTGATTGCACTGATTTTTGTACCCATTACTATTCTGGCCTGTGTTGGTGCTGCTCTGGTCATCTCGGAAACTTCCAATGCCGCACGTGCCCAGCAAAAGCAGATGGCCATTGCGATTCTGACCCGTTTTCAGGCCACTTCTGAATATGCGCTGGACATTTTGAGCCTTTATCCATGGCAATATGAACAAGCTCATGACGCCATGCAAAATATGCTGAATGAAAAGCATCTGGTTCGTGCGGCTATTCTGGATGAAAATGGTAAAAGTAAACTCGGTATTGGGTTTCAGGAACAGGCGCCTTGGCCGGACTTTAAAAAAGACGGCAATTTTGTTGGCCCGATCTTAGATAAAAACAATCATATTTATGCAGTCAAAGTAAATGAAAATGGCATGAATGCAGGCTGGCTGGCGATCGAACTGGACAATCAGCCCTTAGAAATTGCCCGCTACCGGGTCTTGATTGTTTTGATTGCGACCGGCTTATTGACCTTATTACTCTTGTTGTTATGTCTGAATTTCTATTCTCGTCGCTGGATTGCACCGATGTATGAAATTCGCATGCAGCTGCAACGCCTGAATGCCGACACCCTAGATCAGCATATGGTGATTAACAGTACCGGTGAATTGCGTCTTTTGCAGCGTGATATTGCCAATGTGGTGAAACGTCTGCATTTCAGTTTTCTGGAATTGCGCGAGCATACCGAACAGACTGAAGATGATTTGCGCCGTACTCTAGATACTTTAGAAGTTCAAAATATTACTTATCGTCAGGCACGTGATCAGGCGATTTCGGCCAACCAAGCCAAGTCGGTGTTTCTGGCCAATATTTCCCATGAATTACGCACACCCTTAAATAGTATTGATGGTTTTATTCACCTGCTGCTGCGTCAAGGCAATCTTAGCAATGAGCAAAGCCTGTATTTACAGACCATCCGCAAATCTTCTGCACATTTGCTGGCCCTGATCAATGATGTACTGGATTTCTCCAAGATTGATGCTGGCAAACTGGAACTGGAAACCGCACCTTTTGATCTGGAAGAAGCTATTTTCGATGTGATGGATATGCTCTCGCCACTGGCTGCACAGAAGCATATCGATATGGCATTCTATTTTGCAGACAATGTGCCAAAACATGTGATTGGTGATGTACTACGCTTTAAGCAGATTCTGACCAACCTGATTTCCAATGCGATCAAGTTTACTCCTGATGGCGAAATCATTGTTCGGGCACGCATGGAGCATGATGATATTGGACAATGTCTGCTGCATTTTAGCGTTCAGGACAGCGGCATTGGCCTGAGCGGAACTGACCGCAAGAAACTGTTTGAATCGTTCTCGCAAGGCGATACCTCGGTCACCCGCCAATTCGGTGGTACAGGTCTAGGACTGGCCATTTCCAAGCAGCTGGTCCACCTGATGCATGGTCAAATCGGCTTTGAAGATAACCAGGAACGCGCTCCAACAGAAAAAGGCTCAACCTTCTGGTTTACCGCCCAATTCCCGGTGGATGAAGATATTATTCATGAACATCCGGATTTCAGTGATTTGACGGTTGTGTCTTATCTTGCCCATCCGGCAACGGCGAATGTCTTAAGACATTATCTGGAAAATTATCGCGTCAAACATATTGAGTCGACGTCCATTCTGGATCTGTTCAGTCGTCTGAACCATTTACAAAATATCGAGAATACCTGGCTGATTGTCGACCATAGTGGCGATAGCCAGGCTCTACTGACAGAGATTCGTTCTCGCTATCAGGGACATCTGGCTGTGTATGGTTATCAGATGCAGCTGGATCCGAACATGCTGAATGACCATCGTGCCCGTGCCCTGCATCAGCCCCTGAGTCGTAGTGCCCTGATTCAGCTACTCGGCAATCAACCCGTATTTGATCAGGAACAGCATGAAGACTTTAATGGTCAGGGATTGCATATTCTGGCCGTTGATGACCATCTGCCGAACCTGATTGTTCTGGAGGCCTTGCTGGCCGAACTGAATGTCACCACAACCAAAGCCATTAGCGGACAGGAAGCGATTGATATCATCCAGAGCCGTTATGAACAGGGTCTGCCATCTTTTGATCTGGTGTTTATGGACATTCAGATGCCAGTGATGTCCGGTATCGATACCACCCGTGCAATCCGCTCACTGGAATCAACTTTCGAAAATCATCAGCGTCTACCGATTATTGCCCTGACAGCACATGCCCTTTCCGATGAGAAGCAAAAACTGTTGCAAAATGGCATGGATGATTATGTCACCAAGCCTATTCAGATTGATCAGATCGTGCAGATTCTGACGCATTGGACGACTGAGAGTTTTAAAAAGATTCCGGTGCTGGAACGTGCCAATGTGATTGATGCGCTGGATCCGAATATTCTGGACTGGCAACAAAGCCTGCAACTGGCGGCCAATAAAGAAGATCTGGCAGTCGATCTGCTCAGCATGCTGGTCGACAGTTTTGAAAAAGAGCTGGATGAGATTGAGCAACTGATTGAACTGGAAGATTTTCCGCAGCTGGAACATGTCTTGCACCGTCTCTATGGGGCTACCCGATATGTCGGTACACCGACTCTGCAAAAAGTTACCGGAAGTTTTGAACAGTTTGTCTCGACCTTGCGTAAGGAACGCCGTAAGGCCGATGACAGTTTTGTTCAGGAAGTACTGAAATATCTGGATGAACTGAAAGCCGTGATTGAGCAGGTAGAACAGGCAGCCCAGCAGATCTTAAACAAGCATAGTGGTTAA
- a CDS encoding crotonase/enoyl-CoA hydratase family protein, producing the protein MSLVRFEKNNGIATVTLSRPDKRNAMSFALLRELVQIANRIKKDKSVRCVILMGEAQVFSAGIDLADLNNPKNRAYAAWELIRPGQSLFQKAFLVWQELPVPVIAAIEGFCFGAGMQLALAADIRIAHPATKMSIMETRWGLVPDMGLTRSLKGLIGIDLAKELTLTARIFEGAYAKEIGLITHVDEQPLAKAQVLAEEMLQRSPDALMASKFVLDAMEHKPNKSLRMEKIWQLKLLLGKNSQLARKKDKNPDVQFVPRQYR; encoded by the coding sequence ATGTCACTTGTGCGCTTTGAAAAAAATAATGGAATTGCCACGGTTACTCTCAGCCGTCCAGACAAACGTAATGCCATGAGCTTTGCCCTACTGCGTGAACTGGTGCAGATTGCGAACCGGATTAAAAAAGATAAGTCGGTGCGTTGTGTCATTTTAATGGGTGAAGCGCAGGTCTTTAGTGCCGGCATTGACTTGGCCGATTTAAATAATCCTAAAAATCGGGCCTATGCGGCTTGGGAACTGATTCGTCCTGGACAGAGCTTATTTCAGAAAGCTTTTCTGGTCTGGCAGGAACTGCCTGTTCCAGTAATTGCAGCCATTGAAGGTTTCTGCTTTGGTGCAGGTATGCAACTTGCGTTGGCTGCGGATATCCGGATCGCGCATCCTGCGACCAAAATGTCAATTATGGAAACTCGTTGGGGCCTAGTACCAGACATGGGACTAACGCGTTCACTCAAAGGTCTGATCGGGATTGATCTAGCCAAAGAGCTGACCTTAACCGCACGTATTTTTGAAGGTGCCTATGCCAAAGAAATTGGCCTGATCACCCATGTTGATGAACAGCCATTAGCAAAAGCACAGGTTTTGGCTGAAGAAATGTTACAACGCTCTCCAGATGCCTTGATGGCCTCTAAATTTGTACTGGATGCGATGGAGCACAAACCCAACAAGTCATTGCGTATGGAAAAAATCTGGCAGCTTAAACTGTTACTCGGTAAAAACAGTCAACTGGCACGCAAGAAGGATAAAAATCCGGACGTGCAGTTTGTGCCACGTCAATATCGATAA
- a CDS encoding NAD(P)-dependent oxidoreductase has protein sequence MQFDHDSKIAFLGMGLMGSRMATRLLKAGFQVAVWNRTASACDPLFALGATPLSLDQIANYPVILTCLADDAAVQSVFEQIQPYLVAGQVIVDFSSLSVHQTKTLAEQAQAKQAIWIDSPVSGGTAGAEQGTLVIFAGGDTETLTALDPIYKVLSQRVTRMGDTGTGQATKICNQLIVAANSTLIAEAVALADRAGVDTALLAPALAGGFADSKPFQILAPRMASQTFEPVQWKVQTLSKDLNNAVQLAATLSLDIPVASQALSQLKAHQQDGFAEADLATVIKHVDH, from the coding sequence ATGCAATTCGATCATGATAGCAAAATTGCCTTTTTAGGTATGGGACTCATGGGCAGTCGTATGGCAACCCGCTTGCTAAAAGCAGGTTTTCAAGTTGCAGTCTGGAACCGTACGGCCAGTGCCTGCGATCCTTTGTTTGCTCTTGGAGCCACTCCGCTATCTCTAGATCAAATTGCAAATTATCCGGTTATTCTGACCTGTCTGGCAGATGATGCCGCGGTGCAATCGGTCTTTGAGCAGATTCAGCCCTATCTGGTGGCTGGACAGGTTATTGTCGATTTTTCCAGTCTTTCCGTACATCAAACCAAAACTCTAGCTGAACAGGCCCAAGCCAAACAAGCGATCTGGATTGACTCTCCTGTGTCTGGCGGTACAGCCGGTGCAGAACAAGGCACGCTAGTCATCTTCGCTGGTGGCGATACAGAAACTCTTACCGCACTTGATCCAATCTATAAGGTGCTTTCACAACGTGTTACTCGTATGGGGGATACGGGAACCGGTCAGGCGACTAAAATCTGTAACCAGCTGATTGTAGCGGCGAACAGTACCCTGATCGCTGAAGCAGTGGCCCTGGCCGATCGTGCCGGTGTAGATACTGCCCTGCTTGCACCAGCATTAGCCGGTGGTTTTGCTGACTCCAAGCCTTTTCAGATTCTGGCCCCACGTATGGCCAGCCAGACGTTTGAACCCGTGCAATGGAAAGTGCAGACACTGTCAAAAGACCTGAACAATGCGGTGCAACTGGCTGCTACTTTATCTTTGGATATCCCTGTGGCAAGCCAGGCCCTGTCTCAGCTCAAAGCCCATCAGCAAGACGGATTTGCTGAGGCCGATCTGGCTACTGTAATCAAGCACGTAGACCATTAA